A window of Zingiber officinale cultivar Zhangliang chromosome 5A, Zo_v1.1, whole genome shotgun sequence contains these coding sequences:
- the LOC121982524 gene encoding receptor-like serine/threonine-protein kinase SD1-8, with translation MALGQKQLHAGAILNINLTAWKSPTDPGPGQYAFGLDVRGDPQIFIWSDTRPYWRGGPWNGLGFSGVPQVTNQDDWLIDVNVEQNQIAYSTVNQPSVILRWTMDSSGHLQFLVWIEAEQRWSVSWNLPKDHCDQIFSCGRNSYCSSNNSPPCTCLPAFHPNNQRNWDLWDWSDGCTRTTPLDCVNNTDGFFTQSDTKLPDTSRSTVNANLSLVECRALCFGNCSCRAYAASNISGIESGCLIWTDDLTDIIVYQSGLGQDLYVRLAAADLVFASEALRGHSNRNIIMIVVFPVTILFLACVAYSIWRWKKRSSQIHYEAEDKDMELPLFDLNTIKDGTDDFSPDNKLGEGGFGPVYKGKLGEEQEIAVKRLSTTSTQGVDEFKNEITLIAKLQHRNLVKLLGCCIQGGERLLIYEYMSNGSLDNFLFGEAQTVLLDWRARYNIILGVARGLLYLHHDSRLRIVHRDLKASNILIDKDMNPKISDFGMARIFGGDESESITKRVVGT, from the exons ATGGCGCTGGGGCAGAAGCAACTCCACGCAGGGGCCATCCTCAACATCAACCTCACGGCCTGGAAGAGCCCCACGGACCCCGGTCCAGGCCAATATGCCTTCGGATTAGACGTGAGAGGCGACCCCCAGATATTCATCTGGTCAGATACACGACCCTACTGGCGCGGAGGCCCATGGAACGGCCTCGGGTTCAGTGGCGTCCCACAG GTGACGAACCAAGATGACTGGCTCATAGACGTCAACGTGGAACAAAATCAAATCGCCTACTCGACCGTCAACCAGCCATCAGTTATATTGAGGTGGACCATGGACTCCTCCGGCCATTTACAATTCCTCGTGTGGATCGAGGCTGAACAGCGCTGGAGTGTCAGTTGGAACCTACCCAAGGACCACTGCGATCAAATATTCTCGTGCGGCCGCAACAGTTACTGCAGCTCCAACAACTCGCCGCCGTGCACATGCTTGCCGGCGTTTCATCCAAACAACCAACGTAATTGGGATTTGTGGGACTGGTCGGACGGCTGCACCAGGACGACGCCCTTGGACTGTGTAAATAATACCGATGGATTCTTCACACAGAGCGACACCAAGTTGCCCGACACGTCAAGATCGACAGTCAATGCAAACCTGAGCTTGGTGGAGTGCAGGGCTTTGTGCTTCGGCAACTGCTCATGCAGAGCATATGCTGCATCGAACATAAGTGGAATTGAAAGTGGCTGCTTGATCTGGACAGACGATCTCACTGATATCATAGTGTACCAGAGTGGTCTAGGACAGGATCTTTATGTCAGATTGGCAGCGGCAGATTTAG TATTTGCATCTGAAGCTTTGCGCGGTCATTCTAACCGGAATATCATAATGATTGTGGTTTTTCCTGTGACAATTCTGTTCCTTGCTTGTGTTGCTTACTCGATTTGGAGGTGGAAGAAGAGAA gttctcagattcactatgaaGCAGAAGACAAGGACATGGAATTGCCATTGTTTGACTTGAATACAATTAAAGACGGCACCGATGACTTCTCGCCAGACAACAAGCTTGGTGAAGGAGGCTTTGGCCCTGTGTACAAG GGTAAATTGGGTGAGGAACAAGAGATAGCAGTGAAAAGATTATCCACGACATCCACACAGGGAGTCGATGAGTTCAAAAATGAGATCACATTGATCGCGAAACTGCAACATAGAAATCTTGTTAAGCTTCTTGGCTGTTGCATTCAAGGAGGGGAAAGACTCTTGATCTACGAATACATGTCCAATGGAAGCTTGGACAACTTTCTGTTTG GTGAAGCTCAAACCGTATTACTGGATTGGAGAGCGAGGTACAACATCATTCTCGGTGTCGCTCGAGGTCTACTTTATCTTCACCATGATTCAAGATTAAGGATCGTTCATAGGGATCTTAAGGCAAGCAATATTTTGATTGACAAAGATATGAATCCCAAAATATCTGATTTTGGCATGGCTAGGATATTTGGAGGAGATGAATCTGAATCAATTACCAAAAGAGTCGTCGGAACCTAG